ACTCCACCATGGCGCAGCACTTGCTCAGCAGCTCCGGGAAGCGGGTTATGTATTTCCGCACATCCGAGGGTAATTTGCGGCCTGGACGCAGGAGGCGGATGGCGACGATGGCTCCAAAGGGGCTGAACATCCTTGTGATGGTGTCCAGGAAGCTCTTCTGGCGCAGCAGAGGCAGatcctgctcctggggctgcagctcccaggccagcagcagcttgctgggAGGGACGGTCAGGAGGGACTCGGGGATGGGGATCTTCCTCCTCACTTTGGTCCCCTCCTTATTCACCTCCAGCAGCGTGGAGAACTGCAGGGCATAGAGCGTGAGCCGCCAGTCACGCGTCAGGTACCTCACCTATGGGAGAGAGGGGGACACGGCATCCCCATGAGTCTAAACCCCCCTAACCCCACCATCCAGGCAGGCTTCAACCCCATCAACGTGAAGTCGCAGCAAGACAACATCCCCCGTTCACAGGAGCACCTTCAGGCCTGCAGGAGAAGGTCTCCAATGCCCCCCTTGGTTCCCCACACATCACAGCACCAGCGCTTCCCAGCAGCATTTTGGTTCTGGGATGGTCTCTCCCAAAGCAACCCAGAGGAACCATGGGCAGAGGAGGCGAATCAGCCCCAGGGGTGGTTTGAGGactgctgcagcacaaaggCAAAGAGCAGAGCCTGGCCCTGCACCACCAGCACTTCCCCAGGACACAGAGCCTGAAGCTCCCCATACACCCCATCAGAGACCCCCAGAGCACACCCGGCCATCATCCGTGTGAGGCCACTTCCCACCCCAGCTGGACGGCACCGGGGGCTGCCCACCTTCTTGAAGGACGTCAGGAGTTTGATGCTGACAAAGCCCATCTTGTTCTTCTGGACGTGCTTCAGGAGGAAAGCGTCCTTGGCCAGGTTCTCATCAGAGAGGTAGAACTCCACCTGGGACACGATCCTCTGGATCAGCTGCTGGTCAGGGATGGAGCGGTTGCAGCCCAACAGATTGGCCCCTGAAGTATCACTCACGTTGCAGAAGGTCCTGGCAGGGCAGCAGGGGCACAGGTATGAGCTGGTGGCCTTTGGGATGCGCAACAGTGCCCGGTCACAGCCACAATGGTGCATACAGCAGAGACCAGAGACCCAGAGCTTTGCCCCAGCTATAGGGGAGCGATGCCAGCCTGCACCCTGTGAGCACCAGTGCTCAACAGTGAATCTAAGCCCATTCCAGACACATTCCCTTGGGGATAAACATAATGCTCAGTCCCCACACACATCCCAGCAGCCACATACCCACTGAAGCTCTCAAAGAAGTCCTCCGGCCTGAGATTGAGTGAGCAGCTCCATGGTGGACGAAGATGCTGTGTCGGGATGGAATTCCTTTGTCCTGGCACTGGGGtgcagcagctgggctgggaACAGGGCCCTAAGGCCACCCCAGAGCCATACGATGAGATCATCCTTTGTCTGGAACATTACACAGGAGAAGAGGAACACCAGGATGCTTCCCAACCACAACCAGCCCAGGGatgggggagcagagggagctTGTGGCTGTGCCCTTACCTGCTTGGCAGTACTGGGAAGGGTAGAATGTCCTGGCACTACATCCTAGAGACCCGCGGGCAGAGACCCCAAACCCTCCCCACCTCCGAACAAAGGCtcctgaaagaggaaagagaggaaaagaaaggaagaaaaagccctCAGAGCCCCCAGGCTGCTGGTTTATAACAGCAGCCACACCGAGGGAGCCCCAGTGATGGGTTACGGACCCACCAGGCCCCAGGTGAAACCTCTCTGCAGGTTAAGCAGCCCCAGCTGAGCCCTGGGGGCAGCCCCTGTGTCCACTGCTGAGCCAggccaggcagcagagcagcacagaggcaCCAGTAGCAGCACTGGTACCAGTACCGGCACCCTGTGGTACCCAGCGGGGCAGTGAAGCGCTGCCATGAGGCAGCTCtctccgtgcctcagtttctctttcttctgcGGGGACAGTAACAGGCATAGGGAGGTGCAGGGAGGGTTCATTCAGCCCAGGGCATCGCTCGGGTTCTTGGTGCTGCCAGGGTGATGGCAACGTCCTTCTTCCTGCAGAAATACCTCCAATCCcaagggagggagcaggagagcCCCAGGGGTGAAGCCCAGGGTGCGGTGGGAGGGGTGATGCTGTCGGGCAGGACAGCCCATAGCTTCAGTTGAAGATTCTTCTAGTTGAAGACGCCCccgctcattgcagggggtttgaCCCAGATGATTTTTGAAGCTCCCTCCCAATCCAAACTGTTGTTATGATCCCAGGATTCAGTACGAGATGGGGAAGGTTTGGGATGAAACTCATCCCTTTGCTTGAGCCCACGCTGGGACCAGCGGGAGGGCACCAAAGCAGGgctctggggcaggcagggggggACCCATCACACATCCACCCTGAGCTCTGGAGATACCCTGACTGACGGgtgcatccctggcagcatccctggcagcatccctccctccctccctcccagggGCAGGCTGGTCCCCTGCCCCAATGCCTTGCCCAGCCATGtgaggctcctgctgctgcaccccCCAGCTGTGCCTCACTGTCCTGCTTGAAGCTCATCCTTCCAAGGACTGGCAATGCCAAACTGCCTCTGGGATGTTCCAAGCCCTGGGTTTCCCTGGGGTTGGCACAATTGGTgtcaccccccccaccatcaGCACCACGTCAAACTTCCCTGTCATGTCCCGGCTTTCTGTGTGGTGGTGATGCTGAGTGCAAGAGACAGTcctgggatgcaggaggtggCACAGGAACTGCCAACAGCCACTGGAAGGTGGTGGCAGGTGGCGGGTGACAAGGAATGTGTGGTGGGAAGCAGAGGGTGtcctcctccctgcagccacCAGCTCCCTGGCCAGAACTGCTTTGAGCAGACCACTCCGGGCAGATCCTGCATCTCCCCTCAACGCTGCAAGGCTGCATCACCTCCCTGACACCTCTTTTCAACGGCTAAAGAAGAATTGGCACCACAACATTTATTGTACAGGCCTGAGCATTTGATATACGTTTATTGCTATTCAGGTTTAGCTGGGAATTTGGTGCAGATGGGGTTCAGGTGTTATCCAGACTCCTCgcacagtgctgcagagctccagagcatctcCTTTGCCCGTCCATGGGAAGCAGACGGTGGCTGAGGTCGGTCGGTAGCGGCTGCAAAGAGCCAATGCACCGGTATTGGTTCAGGCCACActgggtgggagcaggggagTTTGAGACCTGGTTGCTCAGTTGGTGGTTTAGACCCTTTTCGCAGCAGGATCTGAAGTGCAGCCTCTGACCCAGGGAGTTTTCATCGTGGTTATTTACAGACAAATCCAGCTTTCTCACTTGTCTCCTGCTACTTCGATATGAGACGTTTACAGACAAACATCATCCTGACAGACAACAGCACGGGACAGTGGGAGGGAAAGATGTGCCACTAAACACACGCTCTCTTTACTTTCCATTAGCACTAGTTTTTCAAGTGTCACAGCTACCTTAGTACCATTTGGAGTGAGTAAATAATATATTTGGGTAGAATATACTCTGATACGCAGATGTACACGAGACCCCTGGAAAAGCTCACATCAAATACTGCAtcattagaaataataataataataataataaaagctaTTTATGACACAGCCTTTATTCACAGACAGATTTGCCCcggggggtttgtttttgctgtttgaCTGGATGGCAGATTCCATCCCCTCCCTCTGCCCTGTGTAATCCATGTCAGCCCAGACCTCACAGGGCATGGAAAGGGAGAATAAAACCCTGCTGGGGCAGAAACtcccccagctcagccccacggGAGCCACCACCACGATGCTGCAGAGGTGATACGGCCCAGGGCAATGCTGGTGGAGTGATGAGCACAGCCGGGGCTGTGCCAGCCCCTCACTGCTCCATGGGATGGGCTCAGCCAGCACAGGGGGAAACGGGCCTGCCAGCCCAGCCTAAGGCACTGCAGTCACACACCCTCACCCCATCCACACACAGCCCTACAGGCAGCTGCACCCACCTTCAATATCTTAGCAGGACATCAGTGAGAGTCTGACAAAGCCCAGGACATGGGACCAGCTCCCTTCTGCCTGGGTACCCTGGGGAGGATGGGGATTGCCCACAGGCATCAGAGCACAGGGGGCAATGGACGTGCTTTGtaaccagctgctgcttcctcagTCCTTTGGTATCTTGAGTTGGCCTGACAGTGGCCCAGGAGCATTTGCAGATCAGCAAGGAAACGCTGAGCTGGGAAGACATGGGAGCAGCTGGGAATCCTGTCCCAGAGCAGGTGTGTGTCAATCCCAGAGCACGCATGTGCACCACTCCGCCGGGACCAGATGGGTGTGCAGCCTGGAGCCCTCTGCCCCGGTGGGTACAAGAAGGGATGTACTGTCCTGCACTCCCTGGTACAAACGATTTGGCAAAGTCGGAGCCAGGACTTGTCTTGAAAGGCTGGAGGAGAAGGGtcaggcatttttctttcttcttgggCACTGATTGGTTCAAGTCTGTATCACAGTGAAGTCTGACAAGTGGGgaagaaacccaaaccacctTCCCTGAAAGAGGAAGCCTCATTTGCCTGCCTGGCTCAGGCTGGAGCGGAGAGGCTCACCCAGCCAGGCACATCGGATCCACTGCTGACCACGGGGCTTCCATCGCTCAGTAGCAGACTTTGGACCATCACCCTCCAGCCAACAGTGATGCTGGAGGAAAGCAGGCGGCCAAACCAGCTCCATCCTGGGCTCACCCCAGAGCCCTCCTCAAACACAAGTAAACATAAAGAGAAACTAAGAGGCACTAATAACGCAGATACAGGAGACTCAGGCTTGCGAGCATCAAACCTGGCTCCGGACGTCTTCCCCCAGCTGGAGAAAAGCCGAGTCCCTGTTTCAGATCTCCTGCAGTGAGTAGCCAGGGTCGCTGCGTTCACGCTTCACCAGTGGCTCCCCCATGCTTCGGGAGTCCGTGTCCACCTCGTTGCTCAGGTCACCAACGTCATCTGCAAAGGACAGGGCTCAGCATGAGAGTGGCACTGCAAGGGGAAGGGGTCCTTCTTCCCAAGAGAGCAGGGTGGAAGAGCCTGCACAAGGTTCCccctcccacagcagctcagccctgggTAGCAGGACTTCCCCTGAGGGACAGGAGGTACCTTTGTCCAGCAGCGTTGGGGACAGGGACGTGAGGTCAccaaactgaaaggaaaaggagttacaagGTAAGTGAGGCTCGTTGGAGACCCAAGGCACCAGACCTGCAAGTTGGCACCTATTCCCAAGCAACTCTAAcaagcagctgcagccctcaggaGAAGCCACAACCAGCAGCAATGGTAAAGAACAGCCAAACCAACCACGTGTTCTGCGGAAAAGCCTGTAGCTGCCATTTGAACCTGTGGGCAAACACCCCCCCAACAATCCAGGGCAGAACTGAGCTctggaatgaaggaaggaattgTTCCATCTCCCGAGTCACATCCAAGTGCTGGCTCAGACCAAAGGATGGTGCCTTTTCTCCAGCCCTCTCCATCTGTTGGGCAACTGCTCACCCAAGCCATCCCAGCTTGTCACCTCTCCCGGGGCTCTACCATCACTTCACCTCTCTACAACTCTCTGTGAAGCCTTTGCTTTCATGTCAGGAGAGTGTTTTGGCTTGCAAGGCCATTGTGCCAAGTGTAAGGAGAGCCGGGGATATACTTGGCTCTGAAGATGTGTTGTCTCCCTCTGAAACACTAAACTGCTATAACGATAACGCTGAAAGGTCCTGCAAAGTGgggcagcagaaggaactgaGAAGCGGAGGAGCTCCAAAGGGAGCAATGGAAATGGAAGGATGAAATCTACCCTCTTTAGGTGGGATGACTCAGCCCCCTCCTGGAGAATAGAAACAGTGCAAGAGTTTAATGAAGGCAAGGCaaaaagagcaggaggaaagattCCCCCAGGCAGCTTTTCCTGGGAGCCACTCTCTGCCTTTCATGTTCCTTTAGTATCAGTAAAGAGAGGGCTTTTGTTGGGAATAGTGGGAACTCGCAGCACTGCTGACCTGGTGCAACGGCATGGCTCTAataggaggggaaggggaagcaaAAGGCACACACAGCTGATCTGTGCGGCTCACATGAGCTCCATGGAAGGAAGAAACCAGCTGAAATGAACTGGAAGTTGCAGGGAAAGTTACTTCTGGACCTTTCTTTGCTTGGTTTAGTTCTTGTGTTTGCTCTGGCAGGAACCCCAAAGTGAGGGTTGGTACCCACAGGTTATGGAGAGAGATGGGGAGATCCTTCTCCTCCAAAACTCAGCTGATGCTCAACTGCCCAATCCCCCCCACAGCTCAGGTATTAGCCAGCcaggatgaaggatgctcaAGGAGCTGAAGCCTTGTGCCAGGCGCTCAAAACAAGTCAGTAAATCATTCAGCAAAGCTGGTTACAAGAACATGGTGAGGACACAGTGTGGTTTGTGAAGCAACCACATCTCTTTGAGTGCTGGTAAATTTGGGTCTGTTTCTAGGGAATAAACAATTCTCACCTCTCCCATGACGGCAATTGGCATCTCCCCCGTTGCCTGGGCAACACGATGCTCTACCAGATAAAACATGTATTCATCATAGAGCAGGCGAATGAGGTGGAAGGAGCCAAAGCTGGCAGCACTGCGCAGGGTGAGGTCACGGATCACCATGGAGCTGGAAAATGGccaggaaacaaaatatttgcgTTGTGTTTTACACTTGCATCACAGCTGATGTGAGTTCTTGACCCTGACAATGCTCTGTTTCTACCTCTAGCCCAAGAGTAGCAAAGCACTTTATAAGAACTGAGTTGATGGGGCATCCTATCCCCATCCTGAAAGGATACAGGAGACACAACTATACCCTTCTGTACCAGGGCAGAGAAACAGTTAACCAGAGTTGCATGGGAGTAAAGAAATTGGCCTTGGCTTTTTAAGGAGCTGTTGACATGCCCTAAGCCCCATGCAGAAATATCTccaaaatgagaaaggaaatataCCTATAGAAAGACCATTTCAACAGGAACTGCCTGGCTGCCTTGGGGAAGCTGGGACTGCCCTCATGGTGCTTCAGGACTTGAGTAACAACGTTATCCAGCCAACTCGCCCACTGGTCcagagagctctgctgctgcagagtgaGCTTGAAATCCTGCTCCAGCTTCTGTACCATGCCTTCCTTGCACTGGCACACCCACGAGGCTTGCTCCTGCTCAGAAAGAAGGGCTGAGTTACTCGTGCCAAGCCTGAATGGTTGTTGCATCCCATCCCAGGAATTCAACTTCATTTCTTAGCAGACAAGAACTGTGCATGAGCTCGGAATCCTGTCTCCTCCAATTCATCCAGACTACAGCACAATATTGTTATTAGAACTATATAATGGTTGGTACCACTACTTCTTACAGAAATTCCTTGATGCCTGCTCCCCTCTTCACAGTGCGATGGCAAACTTCCTTGGAAAAGTAACATTAAACCATGAAATTGGtcatttaattgctttttagtATTGGAAAGAAGATGCTGGCTACCAGCAGGGAACCTCCTTAGAGTCCCCGTTCTAGACAATATGACATAGGGAAAAGCACCACAAGATACCTGCACATTGGCGAAGTCGACCCGGTTGAGGTCACTGAGCATCTGGTTTATCTGCGAGGtgttctgcagcacagcccGGGCAGCCTGGGCCAAGTGGTTCAGGGATGTGTATCTCCGTAACGTCTGCGCGAAGGCACTGACCACCCCGACCTGCAACACAGGCACAGGGCTCCATGAGGAGGAGCCCATGGAGCTGGGACACGAGCTCCGTGTTTAGCTCAAGCACACAGCACACATTAGCTGGGGTACCCTGCACGGCCTCACTTGTGCTGTTGTCCAAAGCATGCCCGAGCTCCTTCAGAGCAGCTCTTTGGCAGCATCCTGCAAACCAGCCTCTGTGGTTCTTTAAGCTAACAGGTTTTCACACTCTGCCTCCAGCAGAGACCAGCAAGGTGAGAACAGGCTACAAGAATACATGGCTttaaggagaggagaagtaggAGCCTTGGGTTCAGTCTCTGCAATGCCATTCAGTCCATGAGGTGTCCTGTGGTTTTCAACAGGACAAACCTCATTCCAGTGCAGAGATTTTCTTCCACAGAGCCTTTATCTTAGGATAAAGGAATGGTTCAATGGACAGAGCATCATCACCTGCTGGTACAAAGGAATTTCCCTACgggtcatagaatggtttgggttggaagggaccttaaagctcacccagttccaacccctgccatgggcaagggacaccttccactagagcagcttgctccaagctctgtccagccgagccttgaacactgccagggatgaggcataaTGATTTTGGTTCATAACCATCCATTACACCGTGTTAGCCTGGAGCACACGTGGCCaaacccaagcagtgatttcCAGGCATTGGAAAACTGCAACACACAGACACTCAGTTCTTATCTCTGACCTGTACCATGCTCCTTCCGCTTACCTTGATCTGGACGATCTCGGGGGGAAAATCACTCATGGCATTCATCAGCCACCCTTCCAAACTCTTGGCAAAATTACGGATCGCCTGGGTGAGTGTGCCTGCGAAGAAGACTGCACAGTTAGAAAGGATGTTCCCTATCATCTTCAGACACCACTTTCTAGCTTAGGACTGCCGTGGAAAGCACAGCCTCTAATCTGGTTAGCATCTCCATTAGCATCAAGGAAATCAGCTGAGTCCTGAGATGCAATCAAAGTTTTCTTATTCTCTAATGTTGTTACTCCAACTTTActtcttattcttttttcttattctatctcattattttctcattcttagtTCTTCTGAGCATTCTGCAGATGTTGAGATCTGCTCTTTACAGACACCCATGTGCCCCAGCACTGGCAACAGCAGCTCAGAGGGATGTGGCTTTCCAGTACTGCCCAGCCCATCTCTGATCTCCCATAAGGAAGTTGACCTCAAATTcccaggaggtgctgcaggggaCAGGATTGTCCTACCCAAATATACTATCTCAAAGGAAGCTCTTGTGCATTGAGGCCATGCTTTTACCTTGACTCCTAGCCAAACTCATGAGATGGGATATGCCATAAACCAAGTTGCAAAAGGCATGGGAATTTCCAGGGGCCACAAAGTACCACTGACACAGAGCAATGCTGCAGGATGAATATTGCTGTTGCCATAATATTTTAGCTGGCATTCAAAACCAGCCCCTCTAAATCTGCTTTTATAATGGAAATCTTTGTGACAAGTGGTAGCCAGGCTGATGCCTGTTTGTCAGACACAGCATCTCATGATCCCGCTGCAGGATACTCACTGGGCACTGGTCTGAGCACATCTGGGATGAGAATCTCCACCAGGGCCTGGTACAAGATGTGATCACAGCTTCTCATCCACTTGAGGATGGGTTCGTATTTGCACAGATTGATCAGCTTCTCTTTCGAGAGGTTTGCTTCATGTTCCTCActgtgggaggaggaggagggaggcagtGTTAGCAGCAGGTTTGCGCTCGGTGTGTTCACTCTTCttgatttctaacccattttcagcagaagaaaaggcagaagccATTCATGTTTCGTTCAAAAGGAAATCTCTGATTGCTTGTACAAGTCTTGTCTGACTCTGCAAGCACCTCTCTGCCCATGGGCTCTGAGCACAGTTTTCCCTCAAACCCACATCTCCTGGTGCTTGCCCTGCCTGCCTTTGCTTCTGTCTCCATTGCCTTTCACATGCTTGTGTCTGTGGGTACATGGGAATTGCACTTCAGTACAGACATTTCAGCAAGCAAAGGCTTAGCTGACTCCTCCCTACAGACCCAGCTGCttcaaacacagaatcatagaatcacagaatggtttgggttggaagggaccttaaagctcctccagctccaacccctgccacgggcagggaccccttccactggagcagcttgctccaagcccttgtgtccaacctggccttgagcactgccagggatggggcagccacagcttctctggcaccctgtgccagcgcctcagcaccctcacagggaagagcttctgccttatctccaacctgaccttcccctgtttcagtttgaacccatcaccccttgtcctatccctacaagtccctgatgaagagcccctctccagcatccttgtagcccccttcagacactgggagctgctctgaggtctccacgcagcttctcctctccattTCTAAAACCTTCACacctctcctctctgctctaACCCTCCTCAGCTGTAGCAGTGGCAGCAGACGTTGTCTGAGCAGCTCAGCCAGTACTGACAGCTACTACAAATGGTTTCAGTGTTTAACACCTTCAAATGCTGAAtgttttcagagggaaaaagaacTGGTGCTTGATGAGAACAGAGTGTATTGTCCCTGGCTGAATGAGGCCAACCAGGTTGcattattttcactttataAATGcatggaaacttttttttttgcatgattAATGCGTAAGATATTTGGTTAaacagcaagcagagaaaaCCGAAGCCTTAATGCACTGCCAGCGCACcgaagcagagctgctcagatGTTATGCTGGGAATTGGGAATTTGGAAGGGACTTTCCCCACGTGTTACATTAAAAGCATTAAAGCCAAGCCTTGGACATACTATAAAGGTACTTGAAGCCTCTGCCTGAGCAGTTTTAAATGAACTCCATGAGCTAGAACAGCCCCATGGAGGAGCTGGCCATCAAGTACCTGAACTTTCTGTTAAGTGGAACCATGATCTGCATTTTATTGTGCTTTCAATGTGCCACTTTGATAATACTTTGGGTTTATATTTGTATATCTGTGAGGCAGGGGGAGGGAGTGATTTACCTATAGCAGTGGTATGGGGAGGTACTAGAGCACAGAGCCTCAGCAAGACAGGCTGGTTTAGACAGAGCCCTGCGGAAATGCTGCCTCCAGCATCCGAGTGAGCCTATCTGCACCTAGCACAGCTCTCTGGGTGCTGCACTGTGCCTTGGAGATACAGCCTGAAGTAAAGGAGATTTGGAAACAATCAAACACAGCTATAGGGATTCTTTGCAGGAGCAGATCCATTGGGTAACATCTACTGAGGGCAATTGTACAGATTATTATGGGGTATTTGCTGATTACTCAGACTTTAAGGCATATCAAGATCTGCCTAGCCAGCCAACAAAGCAAGTCAGTCTTAATGTCACTGAAACCTCAGAGCCTGAGATGTCACTCCAGATGGATACCTAATGGCACAGAATCCTTGCTGTCTGCTCTTCATGACCATTTCCATTCTCATCCATCTCTGCATTTTGGATGAGCACTTGTTACAGGAGGTTTAAGGCACAGAGATGTACATGATCAGAGCAGATGCTTTCCTCAGGGGTCTGAACTTCGTGTGCCTGTTATAAGAAACGCTCCTGACAGCCTTTGCAATGATTCTGCTGGGAAGCAAATCCTTTTGAGTCCTACCAAGCACTCCAAACGCCTCAGGAAGCTGAAAATACTGCAGGCATTTTTAAATGGATAAATACCACCCCAAGAAACGGAGCGTTCTGAATGAATGGAAGCGTGTACCTGGACGGCAGAGCAGTAGAGCCATCACTAGGTGGTGTTTTAGGACTCCAGAAGGATTGCCACAGTTTCTCAATGTAATGAAACTGAAGATTCATGACAACATCCAAAGTCACCTAACAACAACGAAGAACAGAAGTCATTAGCCGCTCTGCCAGCATCTTGTCACGAGCATAAATTTCATGTGCTGCCATTTAGATTAAATAATTTacaaggaaaagaacagaaaatgcatGGGTTTAGCAATCAACACAGCATAAAACTTGtcacagaatgaaaaaagaacataaagCGCAATATTTAAGTTGTATTACCCAGCAAATCAAGCATTCCCTATCATATTCTGGCTTCTCCTAAGAGCAGGATATGAGATGAGCACATGAATTATTTCCCACATTGATTAATAAATCCATTTAAAACATTGCAAATCATCACCTCGCAGTGTTGCCTGTAAAGAAGCTGCAGAGTTTTCACATCATTCATGGTCACCCCTTCTTGTAAGAGGATGCTGCCTAGATCAGGCGCTGGGAACTCAGGAAAGACATGCGTTACATCTAGGGAAAAGATTGGGAAAGATGGTGAGGGTTAGGAGCACTCAGTTACTCAGCACTCAGATGAGCACAAGGTGCTGCTGTTGTGGGTGATACTCTTTCATGTTTCAGTTGGGATGAAATAGGAGAAATAAGACTGATGATTCAGTATTCTCCCTGATTCATGTTGGTACAGGGGGCAAAAAGAGAAcaagcacagccccttcattcAGTGTAGaaagggaaatgttttcttactctttgcagtaaaagaaagaagaaaacatcgTCCTCTCTACCATGCTTCCATTAGATTTTCTCCCAAGCCTGCAAAATGCCTCTTTGGTATTTTGAGAGTACAATGGAACACAAAAGATGGATCAGGAGCAATTGTATTTCAGAGCTGGCTGGGATTTGCTGTCTCCTGGAGGTGATGGAGACACACAGATGCAGAGCCAGCAAAGCCAGAGAGCGCATCTCACAAGAGGACGGTCCACATGGACCATCTGCCCTCAGATAGGTTATTGCAGCCTTTGGAATGAAGAGAGTCACTCCCTGAAGCTGCCTGTCTTAGCCAGGCTCTTCAGGACCTCCGCTCCTTCCATCCAGTTTGGGGAAAACCAGGCAGATTAAGAAGTCTCCTCACCTATGAACTGCTGGTGATGTTGACTTTGAGCAGCAACCGACTGCTCTGGCGTAGTGTGTGAGTTACTGTTGGAGCCACTCTCTGACGTCCCATCCATCTTCTGAGCTGGTCTATACCTAAATGTAGAGCATGGTTTGGGATTTACACAGGCAGGAGCAAACACACACGTTATTTGCAACACAGGCATGAAGACTTCTGCCTTCATCATGTAATACATGAGCTTACATTCAAGCAGAGGAGGGGAAATGAGAACCTCCTTTTGAAAAGCACTCCAAAGGTGGAATTAAAGGGGCTAAGAAGTTAGCCCAAGGTGACACCAAAAGGAGAAGCAGTCGCAAAACTAACCACAGCACCATTTAACTTGCACTTt
Above is a window of Lathamus discolor isolate bLatDis1 chromosome 21, bLatDis1.hap1, whole genome shotgun sequence DNA encoding:
- the RFX2 gene encoding DNA-binding protein RFX2 isoform X6; the protein is MNCWQRDWCEAEAFGVVDHWATFQCEQRLYEQDGLILQRVLVQATGSAPKGVQMQQISVPRVQQAAQQVQAVQHVYPSQVQYVEGGEVVYTNGTIRAAYSYNTEAQIYAPSSAASYFEPQGGGAQLEMAIENLQKNEGITSHKSSLLNSHLQWLLDNYETAEGVSLPRSSLYNHYLRHCQEHKLDPVNAASFGKLIRSVFMGLRTRRLGTRGNSKYHYYGIRLKPESPLNRLQEDTQYMAMRQQPIHQKQRYRPAQKMDGTSESGSNSNSHTTPEQSVAAQSQHHQQFIDVTHVFPEFPAPDLGSILLQEGVTMNDVKTLQLLYRQHCEVTLDVVMNLQFHYIEKLWQSFWSPKTPPSDGSTALPSSEEHEANLSKEKLINLCKYEPILKWMRSCDHILYQALVEILIPDVLRPVPSTLTQAIRNFAKSLEGWLMNAMSDFPPEIVQIKVGVVSAFAQTLRRYTSLNHLAQAARAVLQNTSQINQMLSDLNRVDFANVQEQASWVCQCKEGMVQKLEQDFKLTLQQQSSLDQWASWLDNVVTQVLKHHEGSPSFPKAARQFLLKWSFYSSMVIRDLTLRSAASFGSFHLIRLLYDEYMFYLVEHRVAQATGEMPIAVMGEFGDLTSLSPTLLDKDDVGDLSNEVDTDSRSMGEPLVKRERSDPGYSLQEI